A stretch of the Malus domestica chromosome 08, GDT2T_hap1 genome encodes the following:
- the LOC103400707 gene encoding LOW QUALITY PROTEIN: NAD(P)H-quinone oxidoreductase subunit 2 A, chloroplastic (The sequence of the model RefSeq protein was modified relative to this genomic sequence to represent the inferred CDS: deleted 1 base in 1 codon) — protein MAVGILVLRNGTYWSKSVVVGKLSNSKKEVRNHLFDYDSSTPVVAFPYVSSKVATSALATRIFDIPFYFSSNKWHLLLEILVILIIILGNLSAITRTSMKRMLAYSSMGQIGYVIIGIIVGDSNGGYASLIIYMMFYFSMNLGTFACIVSFGLRTGTDNIQDYAGLYSNDPFLALSLAICLLSLGGLPPLAGFFGKLHLYWCGWQAGLYFLVSRRLLMSVVSIYYYLKIIKLLMTGRNQEITPHVANYRRSPLRSNNSIELSMIVCVIASTIPGISMNLIIEIAQDTLF, from the exons ATGGCGGTGGGAATACTCGTTCTTAGAAAT GGAACATATTGGAGTAAAAGTGTTGTTGTAGGTAAATTGTCTAATTCAAAG AAAGAAGTGAGGAATCATCTTTTCGACTATGACTCTTCCACTCCAGTTGTTGCTTTTCCTTATGTTTCTTCGAAAGTAGCTACTTCAGCTTTAGCCACTCGAATTTTTGATATTCCTTTCTATTTCTCATCAAACAAATGGCATCTTCTTCTGGAAATCTTAGTTATTCTTATCATAATATTGGGGAATCTCAGTGCTATTACTCGAACAAGCATGAAACGTATGCTTGCGTATTCGTCCATGGGTCAAATTGGATACGTAATTATTGGAATAATTGTTGGAGACTCAAATGGTGGATATGCAAGCTTGATAATTTATATGATGTTCTATTTCTCCATGAATCTAGGAACTTTTGCTTGCATTGTATCATTTGGTCTACGTACTGGAACTGATAACATTCAAGATTATGCAGGATTATACTCAAATGATCCTTTTTTGGCTCTCTCTTTAGCCATATGTCTCTTATCCTTAGGAGGTCTTCCTCCACTAGCAGGTTTTTTCGGAAAACTTCATTTATATTGGTGTGGATGGCAGGCAGGCCTATATTTCTTGGTTTCAAGAAGACTCCTTATGAGCGTTGTTTCTATCTACTATTATCTAAAAATAATCAAGTTATTAATGACTGGACGAAACCAGGAAATAACACCTCACGTTGCC AATTATAGAAGATCCCCTTTAAGATCAAACAATTCCATAGAATTGAGTATGATTGTATGTGTGATAGCATCTACTATACCAGGAATATCAATGAACCTAATTATTGAAATTGCTCAGGATACCCTTTTTTAG
- the LOC103428931 gene encoding probable WRKY transcription factor 9 isoform X1, with translation MGNGDKEKDLDVDLSLKIDAKEEKQEEGVGGEEEKEEEDAHRVNDGVESTAAEEKEDEQQPGVQNKRRKTTETGAGEVEDDDVSVVETSVQENNMKTDQEVQLSVLQMEMSRMKEENEVLRKVVEQTMKDYNDLQMKFTVLHQSCQNKDPQTFLSLAGNDPNAVQGPRKITKMSDIRHRSPLLPKRDDESQLGLSLRLTSSATTASQLRGREEGEEDDDDKKEINNKEGLTRTTSLTSSSVQLQNKLQRPELAGTPSHGGSQPNRKARVSVRSRCESAAINDGCSWRKYGQKISKGNPCPRAYYRCTVVAGCPVRKQVQRCQEDMSILITTYEGTHNHPLPVGATAMGATAMASTAAAAASFMLLDSSNLHLADGTPSTYTQASLPYHHMMNMNPSSHSSSNLRSVDPHDPSKGLVLDLTNNFYDTMGGSSSSVPPGFSTNWLMSSTSSRSANYPSSTSLTNRLLDNGSRSTRVALGDEQKGNWRSGEENMSMAENVSAIASDPKFRVAVAAAITSLINKDNHTTTSHPAPNAIAPRDHGDNNGSSSTSNLWAIDEHFLSSNGKLIRKNTSE, from the exons ATGGGGAAtggagacaaggagaaagacttgGATGTTGATCTCTCACTCAAAATTgatgcaaaagaagaaaaacaagaagaaggtgTAGGCGgcgaggaagaaaaagaagaagaagatgctcATCGCGTCAACGATGGCGTTGAATCAACAGCAGCAGAAGAAAAGGAGGATGAGCAACAACCAGGAGTACAGAATAAGAGGCGAAAAACAACGGAAACCGGGGCCGGGGAAGTGGAAGACGATGATGTCTCAGTAGTCGAAACATCGGTGCAGGAGAATAATATGAAGACGGATCAAGAGGTACAG TTAAGCGTTTTACAAATGGAGATGAGCCGTATGAAAGAAGAAAACGAGGTTTTGAGGAAGGTCGTAGAGCAAACCATGAAAGATTataatgatcttcaaatgaaattTACGGTTCTCCATCAAAGTTGCCAAAACAAG GATCCTCAAACCTTTCTATCACTTGCTGGTAACGATCCCAACGCAGTTCAAGGACCCAGGAAGATTACCAAGATGTCAGATATTCGCCATAGATCTCCACTGTTACCAAAACGTGATGATGAGAGTCAACTAGGGTTGTCACTGAGGCTAACCAGCTCTGCTACTACTGCCAGTCAATTAAGGggaagagaagaaggagaagaagacgaTGATgacaaaaaagagatcaataacaaggaaggattgaCGAGGACTACTAGTCTTACATCATCGTCAGTGCAACTGCAAAACAAGTTACAGCGGCCGGAATTGGCCGGAACTCCAAGCCACGGTGGCTCCCAACCCAATCGAAAAGCTAGGGTTTCGGTTAGATCAAGATGTGAATCGGCCGCG ATAAATGATGGGTGCAGTTGGAGGAAATATGGGCAGAAAATCTCAAAAGGAAACCCTTGCCCACGAGCCTATTATCGTTGCACAGTAGTCGCGGGATGCCCAGTCAGAAAACag GTCCAAAGATGCCAAGAGGACATGTCCATACTTATAACAACTTATGAAGGAACACACAACCATCCTCTTCCAGTTGGTGCGACGGCCATGGGTGCAACAGCCATGGCTTCAACAGCTGCTGCTGCAGCTTCCTTTATGTTACTAGATTCAAGTAACCTTCATTTAGCAGATGGCACACCCTCTACTTACACCCAAGCATCCCTCCCTTACCATCATATGATGAACATGAACCCTTCATCTCATTCCTCGTCAAACTTGCGAAGCGTCGATCCTCATGACCCTTCCAAAGGACTTGTTCTTGACCTCACGAACAACTTCTATGACACCATGGGTGGCAGCTCCTCATCTGTACCACCAGGTTTTAGTACTAATTGGTTGATGAGCAGCACTAGCAGCAGATCTGCAAATTACCCTAGCAGTACTAGTCTCACCAACCGTCTTTTGGATAACGGCAGTAGATCAACCAGAGTGGCGCTAGGGGACGAACAGAAAGGTAATTGGAGATCAGGGGAAGAAAATATGTCCATGGCTGAAAATGTAAGTGCCATTGCTTCAGATCCCAAATTTAGGGTTGCTGTTGCAGCTGCTATCACATCCCTTATTAACAAAGATAACCATACAACAACTAGTCATCCTGCGCCGAATGCTATTGCCCCAAGAGATCATGGAGACAACAACGGTAGTTCATCTACTAGCAACCTTTGGGCTATTGATGAACATTTTCTCTCATCCAACGGTAAGCTCATTCGCAAAAACACCTCAGAATAA
- the LOC103428931 gene encoding probable WRKY transcription factor 9 isoform X2, whose protein sequence is MGNGDKEKDLDVDLSLKIDAKEEKQEEGVGGEEEKEEEDAHRVNDGVESTAAEEKEDEQQPGVQNKRRKTTETGAGEVEDDDVSVVETSVQENNMKTDQELSVLQMEMSRMKEENEVLRKVVEQTMKDYNDLQMKFTVLHQSCQNKDPQTFLSLAGNDPNAVQGPRKITKMSDIRHRSPLLPKRDDESQLGLSLRLTSSATTASQLRGREEGEEDDDDKKEINNKEGLTRTTSLTSSSVQLQNKLQRPELAGTPSHGGSQPNRKARVSVRSRCESAAINDGCSWRKYGQKISKGNPCPRAYYRCTVVAGCPVRKQVQRCQEDMSILITTYEGTHNHPLPVGATAMGATAMASTAAAAASFMLLDSSNLHLADGTPSTYTQASLPYHHMMNMNPSSHSSSNLRSVDPHDPSKGLVLDLTNNFYDTMGGSSSSVPPGFSTNWLMSSTSSRSANYPSSTSLTNRLLDNGSRSTRVALGDEQKGNWRSGEENMSMAENVSAIASDPKFRVAVAAAITSLINKDNHTTTSHPAPNAIAPRDHGDNNGSSSTSNLWAIDEHFLSSNGKLIRKNTSE, encoded by the exons ATGGGGAAtggagacaaggagaaagacttgGATGTTGATCTCTCACTCAAAATTgatgcaaaagaagaaaaacaagaagaaggtgTAGGCGgcgaggaagaaaaagaagaagaagatgctcATCGCGTCAACGATGGCGTTGAATCAACAGCAGCAGAAGAAAAGGAGGATGAGCAACAACCAGGAGTACAGAATAAGAGGCGAAAAACAACGGAAACCGGGGCCGGGGAAGTGGAAGACGATGATGTCTCAGTAGTCGAAACATCGGTGCAGGAGAATAATATGAAGACGGATCAAGAG TTAAGCGTTTTACAAATGGAGATGAGCCGTATGAAAGAAGAAAACGAGGTTTTGAGGAAGGTCGTAGAGCAAACCATGAAAGATTataatgatcttcaaatgaaattTACGGTTCTCCATCAAAGTTGCCAAAACAAG GATCCTCAAACCTTTCTATCACTTGCTGGTAACGATCCCAACGCAGTTCAAGGACCCAGGAAGATTACCAAGATGTCAGATATTCGCCATAGATCTCCACTGTTACCAAAACGTGATGATGAGAGTCAACTAGGGTTGTCACTGAGGCTAACCAGCTCTGCTACTACTGCCAGTCAATTAAGGggaagagaagaaggagaagaagacgaTGATgacaaaaaagagatcaataacaaggaaggattgaCGAGGACTACTAGTCTTACATCATCGTCAGTGCAACTGCAAAACAAGTTACAGCGGCCGGAATTGGCCGGAACTCCAAGCCACGGTGGCTCCCAACCCAATCGAAAAGCTAGGGTTTCGGTTAGATCAAGATGTGAATCGGCCGCG ATAAATGATGGGTGCAGTTGGAGGAAATATGGGCAGAAAATCTCAAAAGGAAACCCTTGCCCACGAGCCTATTATCGTTGCACAGTAGTCGCGGGATGCCCAGTCAGAAAACag GTCCAAAGATGCCAAGAGGACATGTCCATACTTATAACAACTTATGAAGGAACACACAACCATCCTCTTCCAGTTGGTGCGACGGCCATGGGTGCAACAGCCATGGCTTCAACAGCTGCTGCTGCAGCTTCCTTTATGTTACTAGATTCAAGTAACCTTCATTTAGCAGATGGCACACCCTCTACTTACACCCAAGCATCCCTCCCTTACCATCATATGATGAACATGAACCCTTCATCTCATTCCTCGTCAAACTTGCGAAGCGTCGATCCTCATGACCCTTCCAAAGGACTTGTTCTTGACCTCACGAACAACTTCTATGACACCATGGGTGGCAGCTCCTCATCTGTACCACCAGGTTTTAGTACTAATTGGTTGATGAGCAGCACTAGCAGCAGATCTGCAAATTACCCTAGCAGTACTAGTCTCACCAACCGTCTTTTGGATAACGGCAGTAGATCAACCAGAGTGGCGCTAGGGGACGAACAGAAAGGTAATTGGAGATCAGGGGAAGAAAATATGTCCATGGCTGAAAATGTAAGTGCCATTGCTTCAGATCCCAAATTTAGGGTTGCTGTTGCAGCTGCTATCACATCCCTTATTAACAAAGATAACCATACAACAACTAGTCATCCTGCGCCGAATGCTATTGCCCCAAGAGATCATGGAGACAACAACGGTAGTTCATCTACTAGCAACCTTTGGGCTATTGATGAACATTTTCTCTCATCCAACGGTAAGCTCATTCGCAAAAACACCTCAGAATAA
- the LOC103421373 gene encoding uncharacterized protein translates to MGSAAVEKTQEELRKEIDELQRQQREITERLRDPRGLRKGGLVAAGPRNFAANGAGVRPRGFTRPADRADAEDQRPAKRRLSSAVVKVEDGEITEGGEEVKDVKTTDSVVEATADQSDRKLANSQQSGWSRREGNHGVAKKDFEIPAADHVPRVLPKEQDPSLVNRNKRMLGQLLGTLEKFRKEDLQLSGTEAFMRRSDSLQRAEQRAREESERLRLQEREQIAEKRRRDLTLRARVNAKTEEKKLELLFLQWSEHNKRLGNFIRTKAEPPIYYLPKKPLEEDAALAEQRKEKEFLAWKAARREELTEYQKQIGEQYIANVEKELERWQNARKPRKANNDVMNLQETMDKELDTHRLEHGPKKRTIPDGSNNEDEDDVEDINVAEDYMIDDVLDVDDNNRRGDEIAKPDAGNTSPNADTVE, encoded by the exons ATGGGAAGCGCCGCAGTTGAGAAAACGCAGGAGGAGCTCCGTAAGGAGATCGATGAACTCCAACGCCAACAGCGCGAG ATTACGGAACGGCTTCGAGACCCTAGGGGACTCCGGAAGGGAGGCTTGGTGGCCGCTGGTCCTCGCAATTTTGCAGCCAATGGTGCTGGTGTTCGTCCGCGTGGATTTACTCGACCT GCAGATAGAGCTGATGCGGAGGATCAACGTCCTGCAAAACGCCGGCTTTCATCAGCGGTTGTCAAG GTCGAGGATGGAGAAATCACTGAAGGTGGTGAAGAGGTCAAGGATGTGAAGACGACTGATTCAGTTGTAGAAGCTACGGCTGATCAGAGTGATAGGAAGTTGGCAAATTCCCAACAAAGTGGCTGGTCAAGGAGGGAAGGGAATCATGGAGTAGCAAAGAAG GATTTTGAAATTCCAGCAGCAGATCATGTTCCGAGAGTGTTGCCAAAAGAACAAGACCCCAGCTTGGTTAATAGGAACAAAAGAATGCTAGGACAACTTTTGGGGACTCTAGAG AAATTCAGGAAAGAGGACTTGCAACTTTCAGGGACAGAGGCATTCATGCGGAGATCAGATTCTTTACAGAGA GCTGAACAAAGAGCACGAGAAGAAAGTGAAAGACTTAGGCTACAAGAGCGTGAACAAATTGCGGAAAAGCGGAGGAGAGATCTG ACTCTTCGGGCACGCGTTAATGCCAAGACGGAAGAAAAGAAATTGGAACTTCTTTTTCTTCAGTGGAGTGAGCATAATAAAAGACTTGGGAATTTTATAAG GACCAAAGCAGAGCCTCCAATATATTATCTGCCCAAGAAACCATTGGAAGAGGATGCTGCGCTAGCTGAACAGCGAAAAGAAAAG GAGTTTCTAGCATGGAAAGCTGCACGAAGAGAGGAACTGACCGAGTATCAGAAGCAGATTGGGGAGCAGTATATTGCCAATGTTGAAAAGGAGTTGGAGAGGTGGCAAAATGCAAGGAAACCAAGGAAAGCGAACAACGATGTGATGAACTTACAGGAAACAATGGACAAAGAGTTAGACACACACAGGCTTGAGCATGGTCCCAAGAAAAGAACCATCCCTGATGGAAGCAACAACGAAGATGAGGATGATGTGGAAGATATTAACGTAGCAGAGGACTACATGATTGATGATGTGCTTGACGTTGATGATAACAATCGAAGGGGCGATGAAATAGCTAAACCGGATGCAGGTAATACCAGTCCAAACGCAGATACTGTTGAGTAG
- the LOC103428932 gene encoding NDR1/HIN1-like protein 6 — MTSRDNPTPNGNATANGDHRPRVPPPPSSSSSNPHSSSNHHRYYPTRSSYSSSSSASFKGCCCCLFLLFSFLALLVLAVVLVIILAVKPKKPQFDLQQVGVQYMGINSPNPTATADPNQNPTSASLSLNIRMLFSAANPNKVGIKYGESRFTVMYRGIPLGKASIPGFYQDAHTVRQVVATIAVDRVNLLQADAADLVRDASLNDRVELRVLGDVGAKIRVLNFDSPGVQVSVDCAIVISPRKQSLTYKQCGFDGLSV, encoded by the exons atgacatcaaGAGACAACCCAACCCCAAACGGAAACGCAACCGCAAACGGAGACCACAGACCCCGCGTCCCACCGCCGccgtcgtcctcctcctcaaaCCCCCACAGCAGCAGCAACCACCACCGCTACTACCCGACGAGGTCGTCatactcctcctcctcttccgctTCCTTCAAgggctgctgctgctgccttTTCTTACTCTTCTCCTTCCTAGCCCTCCTCGTCCTCGCCGTCGTCCTCGTCATCATCCTCGCCGTCAAGCCGAAGAAGCCGCAGTTTGATCTCCAGCAAGTCGGTGTCCAGTACATGGGCATCAACTCGCCCAATCCCACCGCAACCGCCGACCCCAACCAAAACCCTACCTCCGCCTCACTCTCCCTCAACATTCGCATGCTCTTCTCCGCTGCTAACCCCAACAAGGTCGGGATcaagtacggcgagtccaggttCACTGTCATGTACCGCGGGATCCCATTGGGCAAGGCCTCCATCCCTGGCTTCTACCAGGACGCCCACACTGTCCGCCAAGTCGTCGCCACCATCGCCGTCGATCGGGTCAATTTGCTCCAAGCCGACGCCGCCGATTTAGTCCGAGACGCTTCCCTCAACGACCGAGTCGAGCTCAGGGTCCTGGGTGACGTTGGCGCCAAGATCCGCGTCTTGAACTTCGATTCCCCTGGCGTTCAG GTGTCCGTGGATTGTGCAATTGTCATAAGTCCAAGGAAGCAGTCTCTCACATACAAGCAGTGTGGATTTGATGGATTGAGTGTGTAA
- the LOC103441883 gene encoding COP9 signalosome complex subunit 8, which produces MDFSPLSDALASKSYGKLADICDQLMLQLAAEGVSFQDDWPYAIHLLALIYAGDINSVRFLWKSMPVTVKESNPEVIAAWKIGQKLWVRDYGGVYEAIRGYEWSQDAEGLVAAFSDLYTKKMFQLLQSAYSTISIQDTALFLGMSEDDVTTYVLQQGWVVDPASQMVTVKKHPIVTEQKLDASKLQSLTEYVFHLEH; this is translated from the exons ATGGATTTCTCTCCCCTTTCAGACGCCTTGGCCTCCAAATCCTATGGAAAGCTCGCCGATATCTGCGACCAACTCATGCTTCAG CTCGCAGCGGAGGGCGTTTCTTTTCAGGACGACTGGCCCTACGCCATTCATCTTCTCGCTCTCATATACGCTGGTGATAT CAATAGTGTGCGGTTTCTTTGGAAATCGATGCCTGTCACAGTCAAAGAGAGCAATCCAGAAGTCATTGCTGCTTGGAAAATTGGTCAGAAGTTGTGGGTGCGGGACTACGGGGGTGTGTATGAAGCTATTCGTGGATATGAATGGAGTCAGGATGCTGAAGGTCTTGTTGCAGCCTTCTCAG ATCTTTACACAAAGAAAATGTTTCAGCTCCTGCAGTCTGCTTATTCTACAATAAGCATCCAAGACACAGCTCTCTTCTTGGGAATGAGTGAGGATGATGTCACAACTT AtgtactacagcaaggttgggTTGTGGACCCTGCTTCACAAATGGTTACTGTGAAGAAGCACCCTATCGTCACGGAGCAGAAACTGGATGCGAGTAAATTGCAGAGCTTGACAGAATATGTATTCCATCTCGAGCATTGA
- the LOC103428934 gene encoding uncharacterized protein, whose translation MLKPLNPRIIQTATRKASEEEEGSGRKEAVTSPSFVFLLLHHNLQLQFTARRSKKLCRAPQMFYLSRIEHTLRLPPHLLSLRLEDAVKGELEKIFLDKVIAKLGLCISVHSIQSIKDGFILPNDGHPTFRVEFTLIMFRPFVGEIISAKLKESTANGLRLSLGFFDDIYVPVHLLPSPSCSEPDPEKRNNVIWIWKCPDADDLAVEWTDEIRFQVQSVTYPPIPIEQPEDAKPFAPMVITGSIDYDGLGPLRWWDNAEDKDEEPEDP comes from the exons ATGCTAAAACCCTTAAACCCGCGTATTATCCAAACTGCTACCCGAAAAGcttcagaagaagaagaagggtcgGGAAGGAAGGAGGCAGTGACCTCGCCCTCTTTTGTGTTCCTCCTCCTCCATCACAATTTACAATTACAGTTTACAGCTCGACGCAGCAAG AAATTGTGTAGAGCACCCCAGATGTTctacctcagccgaattgagcaCACGCTCCGTCTTCCACCTCATCTGCTCAGCCTTCGTCTAGAAGATGCGGTTAAGGGAGAGCTCGAGAAGATTTTCCTAGATAAG GTTATTGCCAAATTGGGGCTCTGCATTTCTGTCCACAGTATTCAATCCATTAAAGATGGATTTATCCTACCTAATGATGGTCATCCAACTTTTAGG GTGGAGTTCACACTAATTATGTTTCGTCCATTTGTGGGAGAGATAATTTCTGCAAAACTTAAAGAATCTACTGCAAATGGTTTACGCT TGTCGCTTGGATTTTTTGATGATATTTATGTACCAGTACATCTTTTGCCATCTCCATCCTGCTCCGAGCCTGACCCAGAAAAGAG GAACAACGTCATTTGGATATGGAAATGTCCTGATGCAGATGATCTTGCTGTTGAGTGGACGGATGAG ATAAGATTCCAAGTTCAAAGTGTGACCTATCCACCAATTCCAATTGAGCAGCCGGAAGATGCGAAACCATTTGCTCCTATGGTGATTACT GGATCAATTGATTATGATGGTCTTGGCCCTCTTAGGTGGTGGGACAATGCGGAAGACAAGGATGAAGAACCTGAAGATCCTTAA